In Vicia villosa cultivar HV-30 ecotype Madison, WI linkage group LG7, Vvil1.0, whole genome shotgun sequence, the DNA window TATTGCGAGTATTCGAGTACGGTGGGTTCCCTCCAGATTCGAATTACCTGTTTCTTGGAGACTACGTCGACAGAGGAAAACAAAGTATAGAAACAATATGTCTCCTTCTGTCATACAAGATAAAATACCCTGAGAACTTTTTCCTtcttagaggaaaccatgaatgtGCATCTATTAATAGAATTTATGGATTTTATGACGAGTGCAAAAGACGATACAATGTTCGCCTATGGAAGATATTTACGGATTGCTTCAATTGTTTGCCTGTAGCTGCGGTGATTGATGATAAAATCATATGCATGCACGGTGGCCTTTCTCCTGATATGGAGAGCTTGAATCAAATCAAAGCTATAGAAAGGCCATTAGATGTGCCTGATCAGGGTCTCTTATGTGATCTCCTTTGGGCCGATCCAGACCCGGAAATAAAAGGTTGGGGAGAGAATGATCGCGGTGTTTCCTACACTTTCGGACCAGATAGAGTAACTGAGTTCTTGAAAAAACATGATCTTGATCTTATATGTCGGGCTCATCAGGTTGTTGAAGACGGTTACCAATTCTT includes these proteins:
- the LOC131616043 gene encoding serine/threonine-protein phosphatase PP1-like, with the protein product MEGLDGLIDKLLETRNNRGKRIQLGESEIRNLCTKAKDVFLSQPNLLELEAPINICGDIHGQYPDLLRVFEYGGFPPDSNYLFLGDYVDRGKQSIETICLLLSYKIKYPENFFLLRGNHECASINRIYGFYDECKRRYNVRLWKIFTDCFNCLPVAAVIDDKIICMHGGLSPDMESLNQIKAIERPLDVPDQGLLCDLLWADPDPEIKGWGENDRGVSYTFGPDRVTEFLKKHDLDLICRAHQVVEDGYQFFADRQLVTIFSAPNYCGEFNNAGALMCVDQTLLCSFQIIKPLRGKNVC